From the Endozoicomonas sp. Mp262 genome, the window GGCAGCAATTATGCTGGCACAGGGGAATTCTTCTATAAGAAAAAATAAAGCGCTTAGTAAGAGTCAGTAACAAACCGGTTAGTAACGCTTAGGTTAACGGAACGAATATCTGATAAATCCATCCTATCAGTAATAAAAAGCAAACTAACCGGAGATTTAAGTCCTATGTTTTCAATACCAAAATATTTACGAATGATGCTACCTGGTAATACTTACGGCCTTGCCAAAGAAACACCAGTGCAAAATCATCCAAAACCGTCTACAGTATCCCACAATGAAAACGGTAAAAGTTTTTTTAATAATGTGATGGAAAAGGGGCGTGTAATTGCTAAGTCTTTACGGGAAAGAGCGAAACTCATTTCTGTTTTCCCTGTAAACTATCTAAAAAGAGCAAACGATGATTCATTAGAAAATAATGAGTTGCCAGCTAAGAAAATAAAAAAACAGCCTACTCCTGAGGCTTCGACAAGCAGTATTTCAGATAACACTGAAGGCCAAGCTATGACATCAGGGAAAGAGGTAGAAGGAAGAACTGATACTCAAAATATACCTGAAAAAAAAGAAATCAGAGCGATTAAAAGAGCTAGCAGTGAACCAATAGAATGCTGTTCCCCGGAAAAAAAAGCAAACCGGATTCCTGAAAGGACTCAAGAAAAACCTGTTGCAGTAGTTCCTGCTACAAAGCAAACCTTATGTACACCTGATATCAGCCTTCAAGAAACATCGAGCAGTAGCCAGGCTCAAGCTGGTATATCAGAAACTAAGGCTTCAGATGATGTAGCCCCTGAGCCATCAAGAATTGACCTTCAAGAAAGTAGGGAAGAGAATGATTTATCAACCACTGGAAACCTCATTGTTGACTCGATGAATATCATTAATAATTATGGGCTATCATCAGCTATTCCCGCATGATGAACGTCGATGATCGTTGGTATTGACAATAAGGCAGCAAAAATAATGAAGCCGATCAAAACTGAGCCGCCAATTAACAAAGCGGAGCTTTAAAGAAAAAATGTCACCCCTGAACGTAGCTACGATATGGCCGGTTATGATGTATCGAATGGAATCACCCTTTTCTCTTCAATACCATGAGTTACTGTGTAAAAAAGCCCCTCCCACGTTTTTATCAGCCAATGCAAAAAATAGCCCTGTATCCATTTCCATAATGCTATACGGACTCCTTTTGAGCGGGTTCTTAAAGCTTCCTGAAACTGGGGACAGCACAGTTCCTGTATTTGATCTACGAGAAAAGCAAGCATCGTCAGATAGGCCAGATTTGTGGCTAAGTGCTTCTCACCGTGACCGTAGTTATGTTCGAGATCGTAGCCTTGATTTTTCAGGGTGTTAAACGTCTGGTTCTCAATATGCCATCGGCAGCAGCTATTCCCGTGACATCAATTAAATCACTGCAACAGCAAGGCTTACAGTAAATTCCAAATGGAGTGATTTCGCACAAAATAACGTCTACTTTTGATAGGGATACTTTATCAATGGCTGTCTCTCATGGCTTATCCATTCCAAAAAAGTCGTAAGCATCTTTGTGCAAACAGTTTAATTACTACGATTTCTGAAAGTTATGAGCAAATTCCAGATGTCCGACCAAACAAGGATTCCAGAAAAATAACAATACATGATGCCTCCATGTCCGCTTTTGCCATGATGCATCTCAAGTACCCATCGCTCCTCTCGTTTGAGCGTGATAAAACAGAGCAAGAAGTAAGGCATAACCTTGAGCACCTGTATCAGATAAAAAAACGTGCTCCCTGTGATACCAGTATGCGGGAAATCCTGGATCCAATAGATCCCGTAGAGTTCAAAAAGCCTTTTAAGACATTGCTGTCTAACGTCCAAAGGGGCGGATTACTGAAGGCATTCGAATTTCACTGCGGGAACTTGAAAAATCACTACTTGCTCCCGATCGATGGAACTGGGCTATTTTACTCCTGCAATAATAAAAAACCTTGTCAGGAGTGCTGTACTAAAAATAAGGGAAAGGCCAACGAAGCTCACTACCACCAGTTAATGGCAGCATGCATTGCTCACCCGGATCAAAAAACAGTCTTGCCATTGGCACCGGAAGCCATAGTTTGCCAGGACGGTTCGACCAAAAATGACTGTGAAAAAAATGCCATTAAACGGTTGTTTGCCACCATACGAGAGCATCACCCACGTCTAAAGTTCGTTATTCTTCTGGACAGTCTTTATGCTGACAACCCCACTGTCCAACTGATTAAGAGTTATGGCTGGCATTACATCATTGTCGCGAAAGATGGCAACCATGCCTCGCTGGTTGAAGCGATGGATGAGCTGGATAAAGAAGGAAAAGTTCACCGTGCTGAAAAAGTTAATGAAGAGACTGGAATTAAGTGGTGGTTTCGCTATGCCAATGACGTCAGGCTGAACAAGGCAAAATATGCAGAACAGGTTAATGTGCTTGATTTTGTCGAAACCGATAAAAAAGGTAAACAGCATATCTGGTGCTGGGTGACTGATATTCCGCTTAACGAAGAAACCATAGAACCCGTCATGAAAGGAGGGCGCTGCCGATGGCATATTGAGAACCAGACGTTTAACACCCTGAAAAATCAAGGCTACGATCTCGAACATAACTACGGTCACGGTGAGAAGCACTTAGCCACAAATCTGGCCTATCTGACGATGCTTGCTTTTCTCGTAGATCAAATACAGGAACTGTGCTGTCCCCAGTTTCAGGAAGCTTTAAGAACCCGCTCAAAAGGAGTCCGTATAGCATTATGGAAATGGATACAGGGCTATTTTTTGCATTGGCTGATAAAAACGTGGGAGGGGCTTTTTTACACAGTAACTCATGGTATTGAAGAGAAAAGGGTGATTCCATTCGATACATCATAACCGGCCATATCGTAGCTACGTTCAGGGGTGACATTTTTTCTTTAAAGCTCCGCTTTGTTAATTGGCGGCTCAGTTTTGATCGGCTTCATTATTTTTGCTGCCTTATTGTCAATACCAACGATCATCGACGTTCATCATGCGGGAATAGCTGCATCGGCAGCGCCCTCCTTTCATGACGGGTTCTATGGTTTCTTCGTTAAGCGGAATATCAGTCACCCAGCACCAGATATGCTGTTTACCTTTTTTATCGGTTTCGACAAAATCAAGCACATTAACCTGTTCTGCATATTTTGCCTTGTTCAGCCTGACGTCATTGGCATAGCGAAACCACCACTTAATTCCAGTCTCTTCATTAACTTTTTCAGCACGGTGAACTTTTCCTTCTTTATCCAGCTCATCCATCGCTTCAACCAGCGAGGCATGGTTGCCATCTTTCGCGACAATGATGTAATGCCAGCCATAACTCTTAATCAGTTGGACAGTGGGGTTGTCAGCATAAAGACTGTCCAGAAGAATAACGAACTTTAGACGTGGGTGATGCTCTCGTATGGTGGCAAACAACCGTTTAATGGCATTTTTTTCACAGTCATTTTTGGTCGAACCGTCCTGGCAAACTATGGCTTCCGGTGCCAATGGCAAGACTGTTTTTTGATCCGGGTGAGCAATGCATGCTGCCATTAACTGGTGGTAGTGAGCTTCGTTGGCCTTTCCCTTATTTTTAGTACAGCACTCCTGACAAGGTTTTTTATTATTGCAGGAGTAAAATAGCCCAGTTCCATCGATCGGGAGCAAGTAGTGATTTTTCAAGTTCCCGCAGTGAAATTCGAATGCCTTCAGTAATCCGCCCCTTTGGACGTTAGACAGCAATGTCTTAAAAGGCTTTTTGAACTCTACGGGATCTATTGGATCCAGGATTTCCCGCATACTGGTATCACAGGGAGCACGTTTTTTTATCTGATACAGGTGCTCAAGGTTATGCCTTACTTCTTGCTCTGTTTTATCACGCTCAAACGAGAGGAGCGATGGGTACTTGAGATGCATCATGGCAAAAGCGGACATGGAGGCATCATGTATTGTTATTTTTCTGGAATCCTTGTTTGGTCGGACATCTGGAATTTGCTCATAACTTTCAGAAATCGTAGTAATTAAACTGTTTGCACAAAGATGCTTACGACTTTTTTGGAATGGATAAGCCATGAGAGACAGCCATTGATAAAGTATCCCTATCAAAAGTAGACGTTATTTTGTGCGAAATCACTCCATTTGGAATTTACTGTAAGCCTTGCTGTTGCAGTGATTTAATTGATGTCACGGGAATAGCTGGGCTATCATCTGATACATCTTTTTGCGAAGCCACAATTCAGAAAACTGAGAATCCAGAGGATAAAAAGCTAATGTTTTCATTTGAAGATAGTGATACAGAGGATGGTTTTGATGAGGTGTCTAATGTAGTGCAGAGTATTATTGATGATGAAAGGCACTGGGAAATATAAGAATATTTAACTGGAGCCTGTAAATAATCCTGAAAATTTATAGCGCTAAAAGTAGGGGGCAGATCTTGTATTGTGCATGCTGTTCAGTAGTAGCATAATTTGTACCATGCAAGAATTGCCCCCTAAACACTATATAAGTTGTTACAAAAGCAGAGAGACGCTGGGAGCGAAGCCAGCTCTTATCTGATTATATGTCTGACTTCTTTAATGGTGTAATTTCTTGCAGGCCAATGGCTGAGTTGACCAGCTGGAAGTGGTAGTCATACTTTGATGCCATTGCTTGTAAGTCAAGTTTTTGCAAATCTCCAATGTACCACTTTATAAAGTATTTCTTTCCACATTTTTTTAAACATACTTCTCTTTGGATTTAAAGATATTTCAATATTAATTAGGCGTTGATTTTAAAAGGAAATTTTTGGGTGTTCTATATCTCCAATACCTGCTCCAGTGAGCCGCCCGATGTGGAACTGCATGCCGGGTGGTGTGGGGAGAGCTGGAAAGAGACCCGCTTTTACCCGATTAGGCTACGACGATGAGGCAGGAAGATTAAATTTGAGAAGCATTACCAAGCACATCGGCAGCCCATTGATTAAGGCTTTTACCTTTGGCTTTAGCAGCAATAGCAGCGGCGGCATGGACTTCAGGAGTTACCCGTAGCATAAGATTACCAGAATAAGGTCTTTGAGCTGGACGACCTGTCTGTTCGCTGATGGCTATATACTCATCCACTGCCTCATGGAACGCGGTTTCAAGCTCATCGACAGAAGAACCATGAAAACCGATAATATCATTGATTCCTGCTAAATGGCCTACAAAAATACGATCTTCATTATCAAATTCTATTGTGGCTATATAACCTCTATATTTCATCATATTCATGGTGTAATTCCCGCTTGTTCCAGAAAACGTCGAGCATCTTTAATGCGATACCTCAGCGATGCCTTATCCGGATGTGGCCTATGGAAATCTGCTCGGATGCCATTGAGCACGAAACTAACCGATGATTCACTTCCTGTGGTACGTTTAGCCCCTAATGACAGAAACAATGCCTCCACCTTGCGCCACTCGATATTGCCATTTATTGGGTCTGCAAATATTGACTTTAGCGTTTTTTGGTTTGCATTGTTCATAACGATAAATGATAGCGTAATATGCAAGCATTACAAAAAATATTTTCAGGAGCCTAACGCCTACTCAGGAAATTTATAGGTGTCTTATATTTCTCATTGAAGGCTTGATTTTGAAACTTTTCTCCTTTACGAGACTCTTTAATAGGTCTACTATCTGGTCATATAGAAAAGGAGAAAACCCATGGCTTCACATATTTTGACAGATATTGTTGCAAGCATTTCTGAGCTTAAAGCCAATCCCATGAAAGTTGTGGCCAGTGGTGAAGGCTTACCCATTGCTGTGCTTAACAGGAATGAGCCTGCATTTTACTGTGTTCCAGCTAAGGCTTATGAAGCAATGATGGAACTCATCGAAGATATGGAACTTTTAGATCTCGTTAAAGAAAGAGCTGATGAAGAATCTGTGAAGGTTTCACTCGATGATCTATGAGCTTGAGTTCAAAAAATCTGCCCTGAAAGAGTGGAATAAGCTCAATCCTACGGTGAAAGATCAATTTAAGAAGATTCTTGAACGCAGATTGAGCGATCCACATGTCCCTTCTGCAAAAGTTTCTGGTGCTCCAAACCTTTACAAAATCAAACTAAGGCAACTTGGCTTTAGGCTTGTTTATTCTGTTTCAGATAAAAGCATCACCGTTTCTGTTATTGCAATTGGAAAACGAAATAGAAATGAAGTCTATCAAGTAGCTTTATCTCGACTGTTGAATTAGCAACATAACGCCGCACTTTGCAGAGAATGGTGAAGTTGATTAGACACCCATTAATTGGGCTTTGATTTAAACAGGAAATTTATGGATGTCCCTATATTTCCCTTCATACTCTTTCCCTGGGAGAGCTGGAGAGAAGTCAGCTCTTACCCGATTATGCCCCGTTAAAAAATACAGATGGTGAGATTTTGAAACGCTGTGAAAGTGCTTGAATATGATCTCTGGTAAGGTTTCTTGAACCATTAAGAATCATAGATACAAGACTTTTACTTCCTAACTCATTTTTCAAGTCATCAGCTTTCAGCTGATATTGATCCATTATTGTTCTTAGGATCGCCACACCATCATCAAGTGCTGCAATTCTTTTATTAAATGCAGAGAACTGTTCTGATTCATCTTCCCATTTCTCGATTGAGGAAGACAGAACCTCAATGAGTGGGAGATATTTATCATAGTCCTCAATGAGCTCATCCATTAACTCCAAGGCTTGTTCGTATTCAACCTCATTATGAATACGTCCGACAAAGCTAGCTTCAGAGAAGAAGTCTACAGCTTTTTGCTTTAGATTTGAGAATCTCATGAATCTGCCTCCTTTGCGTACTTCTTGCATAATTTGTCGTATTCAGCGTGAGTGACAATATGTTTTACATACATGCGACTATCCCTGAACTCAATAAAAGCAATGAGCCGGAGGTTATTGCCACCCATATCAATAATCCACCATTTATCTCTGTACTTGAAGTTATCCAGGCTTGGAAATAGTGATTTAAGCTCGTCTGGGCTGTGAAAACCACCATTTCTCAATGACTTATAAGCAGCATCAATGGCAGCTGCATCATTTGGGTACTTCTTTGCAGCTTCGTTAAACGGCTTTCTTGAGATAACGTGCATAGCAGTCTCTGCATTCACTTATTGTGAACTTTAGCATGCCTTAGGTTGATTTACAAATTGTGAACTATTGGCTGCGGTGAGGGTTTGAAAATTGGTGAAAATTGGGGCATCCATAAAATTTTCGTTGTAAATCAAGGTCAAATTAATGGATGTCCTAAAATTACCCCAGAATAAGGTCTTTGAGCTGGACGACCTGTCTGTTCGCTGATGGCTATATACTCATCTACTGCCTCATGGAACGCGGTTTCAAGCTCATCGACAGAAGAACCATGAAAACCGATAATATCATTGATTCCTGCTAAATGGCCTATAAAAATACGATCTTCATTATCAAATTCTATTGTGGCTATATAACCTCTATATCTCATCATATTCATGGTGTAATCTCCGCTTGCTCCAGAAAACGTCGAGCATCTTTAATGCGATACCTCAGCGATGCCTTATCCGGATGTGGCCTATGGAAATCTGCTCGGATGCCATTGAGCACGAAACTAACCGATGATCCACTTCCTGTGGTACGTTTAGCCCCTAATAACAGAAACAATGCCTCCACCTTGCACCACTCGATATTGCCATTTATTGGGCTTTGATTTAAACAGGAAATTCATGGGTGTCCTATGCCTTGTTTACTCTATATTGGCTCATCTGAAGCCGTTTTGGGAGCGGGGCGGACTATTCCATTAGGTCTTTCCTCTTGATAGAGGTTGATTCAAGAATCAAGACCCGACCCCGGTTTCCTACGACCCCGGTTTCCTAGGAAATTTATGGATGTCCCTATATTTCGCTCCAAAATTATTGCTCTCGACTGATCATGGCGTCCTTTCCATTGCTTCAACACAACGGAAATCGGCCGGGTTGGTTGAGAGGACATCTCAAACTGGTGTTTTTGGGACTTTAAGGTCTGGTGGTAACAGAGGGGTAGAGACCCTCGGCTACCCGATTAGGTTTCTCTTACACGATGCCTTCTGTTTTCAACAAACTTTTTGCCAATATTAAGAGATTTAGCCACACCAGGGTGAACCATATAGTGGCTATCCAATTTAACTTTTGGCATAACCTTGGCTATAGATCTTTCTCGATAAGACCAGCGGTAGAAACCATCATTTTCATTTTCAATATTCTCTTTGTAACCGATAACATTTACATCATACCAAAACTGAAGAAATGCTTCTGGAGATGATGTGAATTGTGAGCTTAAAATAGTTTTTGATTTTGTATCACCAATAAAGTTCTCATGAGCAGAAATGAATTGATGGTAGTCGAATTTAGCACCACCATTTAAGCACTGAAAGAATCCGGTGTGTTTCTCAAACTCTTCATTGGTCATATAAAAATTGGCATAATTTTTTACTTCGCCAAGCAAATATTCATAATATTCATCTGTGAACTCAGAATAGTGGAACACACCTGGCTCAAATTTATTATTTTTTCCCTTTCCATTCCTTTTAAATATTTCAATCAATATGCTGATTGAAGAGAAGATATCTCTTGGCCTATGGAATGACTTATTTAATATTTCAACAAATGGTCTATTTGAGCTTGTGTGAGGGTATGGAAAGTAATGTTCCCACCCAGAATCCTTGAGACCTCTATTTTGAGAGGAGAAATACTTATCTGACATTTTGAACAGGTCAGAGTTTTTATGCCTTTCCTTTGATGTTGACCAATTCAGAATGACAGAATTATCTTTTAGCTTACAATTTGAATTATGAATATTTAAAGAGTTAAATACATCAGGGCGTAATAACAAGTTAATCCTGAGCCTTCCTTTCGTATCCTTAATATTTGGAAAGAATTCTGAATTAAGATGCCATGCAGCTTCAGATAACCCAATCAGGCAGTTTTTATATTCATCAAATGTTATTCCATTTGGCTTCGCATCTATGCCATCAATAAAAAGAATTATGTCATTATCTAATTTTATATCTTGAATTCCTGTTTTAAGCTTCTTCTCGCAGTCTAATAGAGCGGTTTTTATTTCTG encodes:
- a CDS encoding transposase, which gives rise to MAYPFQKSRKHLCANSLITTISESYEQIPDVRPNKDSRKITIHDASMSAFAMMHLKYPSLLSFERDKTEQEVRHNLEHLYQIKKRAPCDTSMREILDPIDPVEFKKPFKTLLSNVQRGGLLKAFEFHCGNLKNHYLLPIDGTGLFYSCNNKKPCQECCTKNKGKANEAHYHQLMAACIAHPDQKTVLPLAPEAIVCQDGSTKNDCEKNAIKRLFATIREHHPRLKFVILLDSLYADNPTVQLIKSYGWHYIIVAKDGNHASLVEAMDELDKEGKVHRAEKVNEETGIKWWFRYANDVRLNKAKYAEQVNVLDFVETDKKGKQHIWCWVTDIPLNEETIEPVMKGGRCRWHIENQTFNTLKNQGYDLEHNYGHGEKHLATNLAYLTMLAFLVDQIQELCCPQFQEALRTRSKGVRIALWKWIQGYFLHWLIKTWEGLFYTVTHGIEEKRVIPFDTS
- a CDS encoding type II toxin-antitoxin system HicB family antitoxin produces the protein MNMMKYRGYIATIEFDNEDRIFVGHLAGINDIIGFHGSSVDELETAFHEAVDEYIAISEQTGRPAQRPYSGNLMLRVTPEVHAAAAIAAKAKGKSLNQWAADVLGNASQI
- a CDS encoding transcriptional regulator; protein product: MRFSNLKQKAVDFFSEASFVGRIHNEVEYEQALELMDELIEDYDKYLPLIEVLSSSIEKWEDESEQFSAFNKRIAALDDGVAILRTIMDQYQLKADDLKNELGSKSLVSMILNGSRNLTRDHIQALSQRFKISPSVFFNGA
- a CDS encoding type II toxin-antitoxin system RelE/ParE family toxin, whose product is MIYELEFKKSALKEWNKLNPTVKDQFKKILERRLSDPHVPSAKVSGAPNLYKIKLRQLGFRLVYSVSDKSITVSVIAIGKRNRNEVYQVALSRLLN
- a CDS encoding type II toxin-antitoxin system Phd/YefM family antitoxin, which encodes MASHILTDIVASISELKANPMKVVASGEGLPIAVLNRNEPAFYCVPAKAYEAMMELIEDMELLDLVKERADEESVKVSLDDL
- a CDS encoding type II toxin-antitoxin system HigB family toxin, encoding MHVISRKPFNEAAKKYPNDAAAIDAAYKSLRNGGFHSPDELKSLFPSLDNFKYRDKWWIIDMGGNNLRLIAFIEFRDSRMYVKHIVTHAEYDKLCKKYAKEADS
- a CDS encoding type II toxin-antitoxin system HicB family antitoxin, with amino-acid sequence MNMMRYRGYIATIEFDNEDRIFIGHLAGINDIIGFHGSSVDELETAFHEAVDEYIAISEQTGRPAQRPYSGVILGHPLI